Proteins from one Setaria italica strain Yugu1 chromosome V, Setaria_italica_v2.0, whole genome shotgun sequence genomic window:
- the LOC101765705 gene encoding peptidyl-prolyl cis-trans isomerase FKBP20-1: protein MSDTMDLTGDGGVVKTVIGRAKADAVAPSDILPLVDVHYEGTLAENGEVFDTTHEDNSVFSFEIGEETVIKAWDIAVRTMKVGEVARIKCRPEYAYGAAGSPPEIPPDATLIFEVELVACKPRKGSSVESVSEEKARLEELKKQREVAAAAKEEEKRKREEAKAAAAARVQAKLEAKKGKGKKAK, encoded by the exons ATGTCTGACACTATGGATTTAACCGGGGATGGAGGTGTTGTTAAGACAGTGATCGGGAGAGCAAAGGCGGACGCTGTAGCACCTTCAGATATCCTTCCCCTTGTCGATG TTCATTACGAAGGTACGCTTGCTGAGAATGGCGAGGTTTTCGACACTACTCACGAAGACAACTCTGTTTTCTCATTTGAAATTGGAGAGGAAACTGTCATCAAGGCATGGGATATAGCCGTCAGAACCATGAAG GTTGGAGAGGTCGCAAGAATCAAATGTAGGCCAGAATATGCATATGGAGCTGCGGGATCACCTCCAGAGATACCACCTGA TGCAACTCTCATTTTTGAGGTGGAGCTAGTGGCATGCAAGCCAAGGAAAGGCTCGAGTGTTGAAAGCGTATCCGAAGAGAAAGCTAGGCTGGA GGAGTTGAAGAAGCAGAGGGAGGTAGCTGCTGCAgccaaagaggaagagaagaggaaaCGGGAGGAAGCaaaagcggcggcggcagcccgtGTGCAAGCAAAGCTAGAGGCAAAGAAGGGCAAGGGGAAGAAGGCCAAGTAG
- the LOC101766120 gene encoding probable protein S-acyltransferase 16 — translation MGRPGYVTVPILSVLAAIGYVYYTTVFLAIPAWLGLTTAAGVANAAAFTALAAACVATYAVAVLRDPGRVPASFVPDVEDAESPIHEIKRKGGDLRYCQKCSHYKPPRAHHCRVCKRCVLRMDHHCIWINNCVGHENYKVFLIFVLYAVIACFYSMVLIIGGAVHLPKDEQPGSDSPRTSIIICGVLLCPLALALMVLLGWHVYLILHNKTTIEYHEGVRAMWLAEKAGNLYHHPYNLGVYENLISVLGPNVFCWLCPISRNIGSGVRFRTSYDIPLS, via the exons atGGGGCGGCCGGGGTACGTGACGGTGCCGATACTCTCCGTGCTCGCCGCAATCGGGTACGTCTACTACACCACGGTGTTCCTCGCGATCCCCGCGTGGCTGGGGCTCACCACGGCCGCCGGGGTCGCCAACGCCGCAGCCTtcaccgcgctcgccgccgcctgcgtcgCCACCTACGCCGTCGCCGTGTTGCGCGACCCGGGCCGCGTGCCGGCGTCCTTCGTGCCCGACGTCGAGGACGCCGAGAGCCCCATCCACGAGATTAAGCGAAAG GGTGGTGATTTGAGATACTGCCAGAAATGTTCCCATTATAAGCCTCCTCGAGCGCACCATTGCCGTGTCTGCAAAAGATGTGTTCTAAGAATG GATCACCACTGTATATGGATTAATAACTGTGTTGGGCACGAGAACTACAAGGTCTTTCTAATCTTCGTTTTGTATGCTGTGATTGCATGCTTCTATTCTATG GTTCTGATTATAGGGGGTGCCGTGCATTTGCCTAAAGATGAGCAACCAGGCAGCGATTCTCCTAGAACATCTATT ATTATTTGCGGGGTTCTTCTGTGTCCTTTAGCTTTGGCACTGATGGTCCTATTGGGTTGGCATGTTTACCTCATCTTACACAATAAAACTACTATTGAG TACCATGAAGGAGTTAGAGCTATGTGGTTGGCTGAAAAGGCGGGAAATCTTTATCATCATCCTTATAACCTTGGAGTCTATGAGAACCTTATTTCG GTGCTAGGTCCTAATGTGTTCTGCTGGCTTTGCCCAATATCAAGGAACATAGGAAGCGGTGTTCGTTTCCGCACATCATATGACATTCCGCTATCATAA
- the LOC101766949 gene encoding aspartic proteinase PCS1 has protein sequence MPPPLLVCLLLLLLAAARPWPVAAGAPKTAAKPRVFPLRARQVPAWALPRPPSKLRFHHNVSLTVSLAVGTPPQNVTMVLDTGSELSWLLCAPGRQGNASTAARGASFRPRASGTFAAVPCGSPQCSSRDLPAPPSCDGASRRCSVSLSYADGSSSDGALATDVFAVGDAPPLRSAFGCMSSAYDSSPDGVATAGLLGMNRGTLSFVSQASTRRFSYCISDRDDAGVLLLGHSDLPFLPLNYTPLYQPTLPLPYFDRVAYSVQLLGIRVGGKPLPIPASVLAPDHTGAGQTMVDSGTQFTFLLGDAYSALKAEFLKQTKPILPALDDPNFAFQEAFDTCFRVPAGRPPPSARLPAVSLLFKGAEMSVAGDRLLYKVPGERRGGDGVWCLTFGNADMVPLTAYVIGHHHQMNLWVEYDLERGRVGLAPVKCDVASERLGLML, from the coding sequence ATGCCGCCCCCGCTGCTCGtctgtctcctcctcctcttgctcgCCGCCGCGAGGCCGTGGCCCGTCGCGGCTGGGGCGCCGAAGACCGCGGCGAAGCCCCGCGTGTTCCCGCTGCGGGCGCGTCAGGTGCCGGCCTGggcgctgccgcggccgccgagcaAGCTGCGGTTCCACCACAACGTCAGCCTCACCGTGTCGCTCGCCGTCGGCACGCCGCCGCAGAACGTCACCATGGTGCTCGACACCGGCAGCGAGCTCTCCTGGCTGCTCTGCGCGCCGGGACGCCAGGGGAACGCGAGCACCGCCGCCAGGGGCGCGTCGTTCCGCCCGAGGGCGTCGGGCACCTTCGCCGCCGTGCCCTGCGGCTCCCCGCAGTGCAGCTCCCGTGacctgccggcgccgccgtcctgcgACGGGGCTTCGCGCCGGTGCAGCGTGTCGCTGTCCTACGCGGACGGGTCCTCCTCCGACGGCGCGCTCGCCACCGACGTCTTCGCCGtcggcgacgcgccgccgctgcggtcCGCGTTCGGCTGCATGTCCTCCGCGTACGACTCGTCCCCGGACGGCGTCGCCACTGCTGGGCTGCTGGGCATGAACAGGGGCACGCTCTCCTTCGTGTCGCAGGCCAGCACGCGCCGCTTCTCGTACTGCATCTCCGACCgcgacgacgccggcgtgcTGCTCCTCGGCCACAGCGACCTCCCCTTCCTGCCGCTCAACTACACGCCCCTGTACCAGCCCACTCTGCCACTCCCCTACTTCGACCGCGTGGCCTACTCGGTCCAACTCCTCGGCATCCGCGTCGGCGGCAAGCCGTTGCCAATCCCGGCGTCGGTGCTCGCGCCGGACCACACCGGCGCCGGGCAGACGATGGTGGATtccggcacgcagttcaccttCCTGCTCGGGGACGCCTACTCCGCCCTGAAAGCTGAGTTCTTGAAACAAACCAAGCCCATCCTCCCGGCGCTCGACGACCCCAACTTCGCGTTCCAAGAAGCGTTCGACACCTGCTTCCGCGTGCCCGCcgggcgcccgccgccgtcggcgaggcTCCCGGCCGTGTCCCTGCTGTTCAAGGGCGCGGAGATGTCGGTGGCGGGGGACAGGCTGCTGTACAAGGTCcccggcgagcggcgcgggggcgATGGCGTGTGGTGCCTCACGTTCGGGAACGCGGACATGGTGCCCCTGACGGCGTACGTGATCGGGCACCACCACCAGATGAACCTGTGGGTGGAGTACGACCTGGAGCGCGGCCGCGTCGGGCTCGCGCCCGTCAAGTGCGACGTAGCCAGCGAGCGGCTGGGCCTGATGCTGTGA